A genome region from Halomarina pelagica includes the following:
- a CDS encoding transcription initiation factor IIB — protein MTNTKLTLDNGRKDERQSTAESQQRSSCPECGGKVVHDEEHGEQTCEECGLVLDDASIDRGPEWRAFYSDEEDEKSRVGAPTTQLMHDKGLSTTISWQDKDAYGQSVSNRKRARLQRLRTWDERFRTKDAHERNLKQALGEISRMASALDVPDPVRETAGAIYRRAVKDDLLPGRSIEGMATASLYAAARQHGTPRPLSEFAEVSRVEKIRIQRAYRYASRELGLEIEPADPLEYVPQFASALDVSDEATRQARDLLTTAMEAGAHSGKSPAGLAAAAIYAATHLTNEQLTQETVSKAAHVSKVTIRNRYQELLDVYAEEGYA, from the coding sequence ATGACCAACACGAAACTAACCCTCGATAACGGCCGCAAAGATGAACGACAATCGACCGCCGAGTCCCAGCAGCGATCATCCTGTCCGGAGTGTGGCGGCAAGGTCGTCCACGACGAGGAACACGGTGAACAAACCTGTGAAGAGTGTGGCCTCGTGCTCGACGACGCGTCTATTGACCGGGGACCGGAGTGGCGGGCGTTCTATAGCGACGAAGAAGACGAGAAGAGCCGCGTCGGGGCGCCGACGACACAGCTCATGCACGACAAGGGGCTCAGTACGACGATCAGCTGGCAGGATAAAGACGCCTACGGCCAGTCGGTATCCAATCGCAAGCGAGCCCGCCTGCAGCGTCTTCGTACGTGGGACGAACGGTTCCGGACGAAAGACGCCCACGAGCGGAATCTCAAGCAAGCACTCGGCGAAATCAGTCGGATGGCATCTGCCCTCGACGTCCCAGACCCAGTTCGGGAGACAGCAGGGGCGATCTATCGGCGGGCAGTCAAGGACGATCTCCTTCCCGGTCGGTCGATCGAAGGTATGGCGACGGCGTCGCTGTACGCTGCAGCCCGACAGCACGGGACGCCACGGCCGCTCTCGGAGTTCGCCGAAGTCAGTCGCGTGGAAAAGATCCGTATCCAGCGGGCCTATCGATATGCATCCCGGGAACTCGGATTAGAAATCGAACCTGCCGATCCACTAGAGTATGTTCCGCAGTTCGCGTCAGCACTGGACGTGAGTGACGAGGCGACACGCCAAGCACGAGACTTGCTTACGACGGCAATGGAAGCGGGTGCCCATAGTGGGAAGAGTCCTGCAGGCCTTGCTGCGGCCGCGATCTACGCCGCGACGCACCTCACGAATGAGCAGTTGACACAGGAAACAGTCAGCAAAGCGGCCCACGTGAGCAAGGTGACGATTCGGAATCGCTACCAAGAACTGCTCGACGTCTACGCCGAGGAGGGCTATGCGTGA
- a CDS encoding DsbA family protein: MTDYVEPGTIALEFRNLAYIDGDPFLGPDAPAASQAGLAVWNTDPASYWAFHEYVFQNQPPESDLWATAERLVEFAQAAGISETASIRTAIQENQYDDALRATDRAASDAGVDATPTLLIDGTTVNPLRNE, encoded by the coding sequence GTGACAGACTACGTGGAACCTGGAACAATCGCGCTCGAGTTCCGCAATCTCGCGTATATTGATGGCGACCCGTTTTTAGGCCCCGATGCACCCGCAGCCAGTCAGGCCGGATTAGCCGTCTGGAACACCGACCCAGCCTCGTACTGGGCGTTCCACGAATACGTGTTCCAGAATCAGCCACCCGAGAGCGACCTGTGGGCGACCGCCGAGAGACTGGTCGAGTTTGCTCAGGCCGCAGGTATCTCCGAGACAGCGTCGATCCGCACGGCAATCCAAGAAAACCAGTACGACGACGCGCTTCGGGCGACTGACAGGGCTGCGAGCGATGCCGGTGTCGACGCCACACCCACGCTCCTCATCGATGGCACGACGGTCAATCCACTCAGAAACGAATAG
- a CDS encoding DUF7521 family protein, with amino-acid sequence MTWTGTAIVVVKTVILLLGSGITFIAYKAYRRTGAASLRALGVGFGIITFGALLAGIANQILSVSLEMGVLINSILVAIGLAIILYSLYLERE; translated from the coding sequence ATGACGTGGACCGGCACTGCAATCGTCGTCGTGAAGACGGTGATACTGCTGCTGGGGAGCGGTATCACGTTTATCGCCTACAAAGCTTATCGGCGGACTGGGGCCGCTTCACTCCGCGCTCTCGGTGTCGGATTCGGAATTATCACGTTCGGGGCGCTACTGGCAGGTATTGCGAATCAAATTCTCTCCGTCTCTCTCGAGATGGGTGTCTTGATCAATAGCATTCTCGTCGCGATCGGACTCGCGATCATCCTGTATTCACTCTATCTCGAACGCGAGTGA
- a CDS encoding ZIP family metal transporter, with protein sequence MLEELIVDIVGRDPVLLGLVGGIFIASLNLLGALLVLVWRNPTEKSLDTMLGFAAGVMLSASFTSLLLPGIEFASEATYRGVSVAGFELAGIVPVLIGFFLGVAVLDQGERWVHQVGPIISNRLADDIQTDGGTATADTQTSDSQNANTDSVASARLTSLLLFTVAITLHNMPEGLAVGVGFGSGNIGNAVSLMLAIGIQNIPEGFAVSVAAINAGLGRRWYAAVAGIRAGLVEIPLALFGAWAVVVAAPILPYAMGFAAGGMLYVIGDEIIPETHSHGYERVATLGFLVGAAVMLTLDVVLG encoded by the coding sequence ATGCTTGAAGAACTGATTGTCGACATAGTCGGACGTGATCCAGTGCTCCTGGGACTTGTCGGAGGGATTTTCATTGCCTCCCTCAATCTTCTGGGCGCGTTGCTCGTGCTCGTCTGGCGGAATCCGACAGAGAAGTCCCTCGATACGATGCTCGGGTTCGCTGCTGGCGTGATGCTCTCAGCGAGTTTCACGAGCCTCCTCCTCCCAGGTATCGAATTTGCCTCCGAAGCTACGTACCGCGGCGTGAGCGTTGCTGGGTTCGAACTTGCCGGGATCGTCCCGGTACTAATCGGATTCTTCCTCGGGGTCGCTGTCCTCGATCAGGGAGAACGCTGGGTCCACCAAGTCGGTCCGATCATCAGCAACCGCCTCGCGGATGACATCCAGACGGACGGCGGTACCGCCACCGCTGACACACAGACGAGCGACTCACAAAACGCGAATACTGACTCAGTGGCATCCGCCCGTTTGACGTCGCTCCTGCTCTTCACTGTCGCCATCACGCTTCACAACATGCCTGAAGGGCTTGCCGTCGGGGTCGGCTTCGGATCGGGTAACATCGGGAATGCGGTGTCGCTGATGCTCGCCATCGGCATCCAGAATATCCCCGAGGGCTTCGCCGTCTCGGTCGCCGCGATCAACGCAGGGCTCGGGCGGCGCTGGTACGCAGCGGTCGCTGGTATCCGGGCCGGCCTCGTCGAGATCCCCCTCGCGCTGTTCGGCGCCTGGGCTGTTGTCGTCGCTGCGCCCATCCTCCCGTACGCCATGGGATTCGCTGCGGGCGGGATGCTGTACGTGATTGGGGACGAAATCATTCCCGAGACGCACTCCCACGGGTACGAACGAGTTGCCACGCTCGGCTTCTTGGTCGGGGCGGCAGTGATGCTCACCCTTGACGTCGTCCTCGGGTGA
- a CDS encoding plastocyanin/azurin family copper-binding protein — MERRQLLKTAGILATGGITSLAGCSSSGNGDEGGGEPTTTETQETGGSGGSKVGSNTVMMVTEGSEYYFDPIGLFVESGDTVTFEIKSGSHSATAYKKGNGPASVTRIPEGADAFNSEILSEQGATYEHTFETTGTYDYFCIPHKTLGMVGRIVVGDPGGPAEGSMPPDGDVPESQTIVDQGSVSYSEFSG; from the coding sequence ATGGAGCGCCGACAGCTGCTCAAGACAGCCGGGATTCTCGCAACAGGTGGCATAACCAGTCTCGCAGGCTGTAGTAGCTCAGGGAATGGTGATGAGGGTGGCGGTGAGCCGACCACGACAGAGACACAGGAGACCGGTGGTTCGGGCGGCTCCAAGGTAGGTTCGAATACGGTTATGATGGTTACCGAGGGCAGCGAGTATTATTTCGACCCGATCGGCCTGTTCGTCGAATCCGGAGACACGGTCACGTTCGAGATCAAGAGCGGGAGCCACTCGGCGACCGCCTACAAGAAAGGGAACGGTCCAGCGTCGGTCACTCGGATTCCAGAGGGTGCGGACGCGTTCAACAGCGAGATTCTAAGCGAACAGGGGGCGACGTACGAGCACACGTTTGAAACCACAGGTACATACGATTACTTCTGTATTCCACACAAGACCCTGGGGATGGTCGGCCGGATCGTCGTCGGCGACCCCGGTGGCCCTGCCGAAGGGAGTATGCCGCCGGACGGAGACGTTCCCGAGAGTCAGACCATCGTCGACCAAGGGAGCGTCTCGTACAGCGAGTTCTCCGGGTAG
- a CDS encoding transcriptional regulator: MSDPAQRRREKSTANMRAEEIMSELNRETDREILDILVTNAPLRVMDIAKIADRHPITVDQTCARLHEQGHISPLGRGLYDVTDDGIRHLENIDGT, from the coding sequence ATGAGCGATCCAGCGCAGCGACGCCGAGAGAAATCAACTGCGAACATGCGAGCAGAAGAAATAATGAGTGAACTCAACCGCGAAACCGACCGAGAGATTCTCGACATTCTCGTCACGAACGCACCGCTCCGTGTGATGGATATCGCCAAAATTGCGGATCGCCATCCGATCACGGTCGATCAGACCTGCGCTCGGCTACATGAGCAAGGACACATCTCTCCACTCGGACGAGGGCTCTATGATGTTACTGACGACGGAATACGACACCTTGAGAATATTGATGGCACATGA
- a CDS encoding IS6 family transposase, producing the protein MLNQELLRETLETANLECWEREGTATPVRAFAVRLHQAGCSLRETTTVFAELGVERSHGAVWNWMDPLADSRHDPPEAQPKRVAVDETAVTINSEWSWLCAAIDLDTNLILGVALFGRHGTDPAAAFLHGLREKHDLSDATFLVDQFGYRTALSRLGLSGRFDYTDRNPIEKWFHTLKMRIDRFHTSWVGSRSSVREWLERFMHYYNRQKPHQALDGKTLIEVVQN; encoded by the coding sequence ATGCTCAACCAAGAACTGCTCAGAGAGACGTTGGAGACGGCGAATCTTGAATGTTGGGAGCGTGAGGGGACGGCGACGCCCGTCAGGGCGTTCGCTGTCCGCCTCCACCAAGCCGGTTGTTCGCTCAGAGAAACAACAACGGTTTTCGCTGAACTGGGCGTTGAACGCTCTCACGGCGCGGTTTGGAACTGGATGGATCCGCTGGCTGACAGCCGCCACGACCCGCCTGAGGCGCAGCCGAAGCGGGTCGCCGTCGACGAGACCGCTGTCACGATCAACAGCGAATGGTCTTGGTTGTGCGCTGCAATAGACCTCGACACCAATCTGATTCTTGGTGTCGCGTTGTTCGGACGACATGGCACTGATCCGGCGGCGGCGTTTCTGCATGGTCTCCGCGAGAAACACGATCTCTCGGATGCTACGTTCCTCGTCGATCAGTTCGGCTATCGGACTGCCCTTTCTCGATTAGGATTGAGCGGTCGGTTCGACTATACCGACCGAAACCCCATTGAGAAATGGTTTCACACGCTCAAAATGCGGATCGACCGCTTCCATACCTCGTGGGTGGGCAGTCGATCGAGTGTCCGCGAGTGGCTTGAACGATTTATGCACTACTATAACCGTCAGAAACCGCACCAAGCTCTCGATGGAAAGACGCTGATTGAGGTGGTGCAGAACTAG
- the cydB gene encoding cytochrome d ubiquinol oxidase subunit II has product MTNVGALATKPLFGLPLAELWFALLFFIFGMFLFLDGFDFGVGVLFATRDDDHEKEQLLATVGPFWDGNEVWLVVFGGALFAAFPSVYANLFSRYYLLMFAILAALGLRGLAPEMYEEREDDHWRTLWGYSFIIGSTVTPFLLGLFVMNWLVGATGLITPVGVLGGVTVLVLTIVDGAAFLGLKTRGALRDEMRNYGTRAAVSYLGIAIITLGAIYATEPGLRSSFRSPTVVALVMLTATLTGIYVVALRRRRYYAAFAATATLVFGLVGLVATLLFPFVDRTAGLTVREAIISTLPLNLMSIMASVLLPIVLGYFVVLYSAFSGPVDTEETYG; this is encoded by the coding sequence GTGACTAACGTCGGAGCGCTGGCCACGAAGCCGCTATTCGGATTACCGCTCGCCGAGCTCTGGTTCGCGCTGCTGTTTTTCATCTTCGGAATGTTCCTCTTTCTCGACGGCTTCGACTTCGGCGTGGGCGTCCTGTTTGCGACCCGTGACGACGATCACGAGAAAGAACAGCTGTTGGCGACTGTCGGGCCGTTCTGGGACGGGAACGAAGTCTGGCTCGTCGTCTTCGGTGGAGCGCTATTCGCGGCGTTTCCGTCCGTATACGCGAACCTCTTCAGTCGGTACTATCTGTTGATGTTCGCGATTTTGGCTGCTCTTGGTCTCCGAGGGCTCGCCCCAGAAATGTACGAAGAGCGTGAAGACGACCACTGGCGGACACTCTGGGGCTATTCATTCATCATCGGGAGTACTGTAACGCCGTTTCTATTGGGGCTGTTCGTGATGAACTGGCTGGTCGGAGCGACTGGGCTCATCACCCCAGTGGGGGTCCTCGGTGGTGTCACAGTCCTTGTCCTCACGATCGTCGATGGGGCGGCGTTCCTCGGCCTGAAAACCCGTGGCGCTCTGCGAGACGAAATGCGAAACTACGGTACCCGGGCTGCCGTGAGCTATCTTGGTATTGCGATCATTACTCTCGGGGCGATATATGCGACTGAGCCAGGGCTGCGCTCCTCGTTCCGTTCGCCCACTGTCGTTGCACTTGTGATGCTCACTGCTACGCTGACGGGGATCTATGTTGTCGCGCTCCGTCGACGTCGGTACTACGCCGCGTTCGCGGCGACAGCCACACTCGTCTTCGGACTAGTGGGGCTTGTCGCAACCCTTCTGTTTCCCTTCGTGGATCGGACTGCAGGACTCACCGTCCGAGAGGCGATTATCTCTACGCTTCCACTCAATCTCATGTCGATCATGGCGAGTGTGCTGCTCCCGATCGTGCTTGGCTACTTTGTCGTGCTCTATTCAGCGTTCAGTGGTCCCGTCGATACCGAGGAAACCTACGGATGA
- a CDS encoding COX15/CtaA family protein, with the protein MSSIITRVRYGFREFPVSYVHLTGATLVVTYAVMLLGAYTSAIGAGLSCPDWPTCYGTWVPFLHPEIIANSSYSALQIFAEWAHRGLAMTAGFLILGTTIGAWLAFPNNRLVTWSGTGALLLLPIQVLLGGLTVTENLQPFIVTTHLGVATLILLCLLTTFLTGWLSGRERMRYGQVP; encoded by the coding sequence GTGTCATCGATCATCACGCGAGTTCGATACGGCTTTCGGGAGTTCCCGGTCTCCTATGTGCATCTAACGGGGGCCACACTCGTCGTAACCTATGCTGTGATGCTCCTCGGCGCATACACGAGTGCAATCGGCGCGGGATTATCCTGCCCAGACTGGCCGACGTGCTACGGAACATGGGTTCCCTTTCTCCATCCCGAGATCATTGCCAATTCTTCGTATTCCGCACTCCAGATCTTCGCGGAGTGGGCACACCGTGGACTGGCGATGACAGCCGGCTTCCTCATCTTGGGGACGACGATTGGAGCGTGGCTTGCGTTTCCCAACAATCGTCTCGTCACGTGGTCAGGGACGGGAGCGCTACTTCTCCTTCCGATACAGGTACTCCTCGGCGGACTAACGGTGACGGAAAACCTCCAACCATTCATCGTGACCACGCACCTCGGCGTCGCGACGCTCATTCTGCTCTGCCTGCTAACCACATTCCTCACCGGCTGGCTTTCAGGCCGAGAAAGAATGCGGTACGGGCAAGTACCATGA
- a CDS encoding cation diffusion facilitator family transporter: MSLSDHDHGAEAEPTPNSDGSTRRLALVAVVNFVGFVVELAGGLLFGSVALISDALHMLFDMLAYAMAFGASYTAERFEGGEAWSYGLHRLEPVAAFLNGILLLPMVGYILWESYQRFLNPVDIDPVLTLVVATGGLLVNIGSVYILQGGEMSLNERGAFYHLLGDASGSVAVIISTLAVAVLDLPVADPAAAVLIGVLILWSAGKVLRESTTILLERSPIDPTDLRNELTGIDGVERVDDLHVWQVCSQLTVGTVRLVDLATTIEEREAIRSRVHASLTERGIDHATIELTESLTSDATHADRTGHTH; encoded by the coding sequence ATGTCCCTCTCCGATCACGACCACGGCGCCGAGGCTGAACCGACTCCCAATTCAGATGGGAGTACGCGACGATTAGCACTCGTCGCCGTCGTCAACTTCGTCGGCTTCGTCGTGGAGTTGGCTGGCGGGCTCCTGTTCGGGTCGGTCGCCCTCATTAGCGACGCGCTCCACATGCTGTTCGACATGCTCGCGTATGCGATGGCGTTCGGCGCAAGCTATACCGCCGAACGCTTCGAGGGCGGCGAGGCGTGGTCCTACGGGCTACATCGACTCGAGCCGGTCGCCGCCTTCCTTAACGGCATCCTCCTCTTGCCGATGGTCGGGTACATCCTCTGGGAGTCATACCAGCGGTTTCTCAATCCGGTCGATATCGATCCGGTACTGACGCTCGTCGTTGCGACTGGCGGCCTGCTCGTCAATATCGGCTCGGTCTATATCCTCCAGGGCGGTGAAATGAGTCTCAATGAACGCGGTGCGTTCTATCACCTGCTCGGTGACGCCAGTGGATCGGTTGCAGTCATCATTTCGACACTAGCCGTGGCGGTGTTGGATCTTCCCGTGGCTGACCCCGCTGCAGCGGTCCTCATCGGAGTGCTAATTCTGTGGTCGGCCGGGAAGGTGCTCCGCGAAAGCACGACGATTCTCCTCGAACGGAGCCCGATCGATCCGACCGATCTGCGGAACGAACTCACAGGGATCGATGGCGTCGAGCGCGTCGACGATCTCCACGTCTGGCAGGTGTGCAGCCAGCTTACCGTTGGGACGGTGCGTCTCGTCGATTTGGCGACCACGATCGAGGAGCGTGAGGCCATTCGATCCCGTGTACATGCCAGCCTGACAGAGCGAGGCATCGACCATGCGACGATCGAGCTGACGGAATCCCTCACCTCGGACGCGACACACGCTGATCGAACGGGGCACACGCATTGA
- a CDS encoding DUF7260 family protein translates to MTTGEPSWPTHLDAALESVRRERREVERECQAFRRFRKRTQRLETTTPQIEQPSGGVYQRFSSAQQSVRDVTEPCYRETVMAVDHYDDVYDDSFEASISAEFGADVLLLISEATSFSSFIKHRLLDAAQRCIDSRQIFLETLENEFATLTDAQSTTQTIRDTVVDIDDEDLQGLSATQLTSRHETLQSLTRDCEEWLQRRQEQLHVRRSERSSGDHDYTTLCSYLYEPLDVDHPVLATFVEVIEILRRHEEHILRLLG, encoded by the coding sequence ATGACCACCGGAGAACCTTCTTGGCCGACGCATCTAGATGCTGCCCTCGAAAGCGTTCGGCGAGAGCGACGCGAGGTTGAACGCGAGTGCCAGGCCTTCCGGCGGTTTCGCAAGCGTACCCAGCGTCTCGAAACAACCACGCCACAGATCGAACAGCCATCTGGTGGGGTGTATCAGCGGTTCTCATCTGCGCAGCAGTCTGTCCGTGACGTGACCGAGCCTTGTTATCGGGAGACCGTCATGGCAGTCGATCACTACGACGATGTTTACGATGATTCGTTTGAGGCGAGCATCAGTGCCGAATTTGGGGCCGATGTTCTGCTCTTGATTTCGGAAGCGACATCGTTTTCATCATTTATCAAACACCGACTTCTTGATGCCGCTCAGCGGTGTATCGATAGCCGTCAGATCTTTTTGGAAACCCTCGAGAACGAATTTGCGACGCTCACGGATGCGCAGTCCACAACCCAGACGATCCGAGACACGGTTGTCGATATCGACGACGAAGACTTACAGGGCCTTTCGGCCACCCAATTGACCAGCCGCCACGAAACACTTCAATCGCTGACCCGGGACTGTGAGGAGTGGCTTCAACGACGACAGGAGCAGCTCCATGTCCGCCGATCTGAGCGGTCGTCAGGTGACCATGACTACACGACTCTCTGCTCGTACCTATACGAACCTTTGGACGTTGACCATCCAGTATTAGCTACCTTTGTCGAAGTGATAGAAATCCTCCGTCGGCACGAGGAACACATCCTTCGCCTGTTGGGTTAG
- a CDS encoding winged helix-turn-helix domain-containing protein has protein sequence MVSDPASSRDSPSLQDVLDALDDADCRAILRETAEPMTANELIDACDIPKSTLYRKLELLSEASLVREQDIINPGGGRTTKYKRDFDDVTISMDDEDNFSVTVERPPRKADERLADIWSKMGDEL, from the coding sequence ATGGTGAGCGATCCAGCGTCATCTCGGGACTCTCCCTCGTTGCAAGACGTCCTCGATGCGTTGGATGACGCCGACTGTCGGGCCATCCTCCGAGAAACAGCTGAACCTATGACCGCAAACGAACTCATCGACGCCTGTGACATCCCCAAATCGACGTTGTACCGAAAACTGGAGCTCCTCAGTGAGGCCTCGCTCGTCCGTGAACAGGACATAATCAACCCTGGTGGAGGCCGAACCACGAAATACAAACGCGACTTCGATGACGTAACGATCTCAATGGACGACGAGGATAACTTCTCGGTGACGGTCGAACGACCACCACGGAAAGCTGACGAACGCCTCGCCGACATCTGGTCGAAGATGGGAGACGAACTATGA
- a CDS encoding cytochrome ubiquinol oxidase subunit I — protein sequence MVDPVLASRLQFALTTIVHIIFPVMSMGLAPFLIYFTWKEIRTKQPVYEQLRRFWTRIFAVSFVVGTVTGLVLEFEFGTNFAAFSTTAGELFGGPLALEGMMAFMLEATFLGIFVFGRDRVSDRLYFLSSIAVGLGTWLSAVWILIANSWMQTPRGFEIVVENGQRIVKLTDPLAAYLNPRFPYMFIHMQNAAVESVALFMAGVAAYYVFRHHVWGYPIEHIEVWEKTLKIALVVLLITAPLQVIQGDAYARHVYETQPLKFAAMEAVWETDSYVPEYIVAFPTDVNDLLNPRTKDLFGIGIPGGASWLASGGNPQATIRGLESFSTKAPPVAIVFWAFRIMVALGFWFILLAVWGAYRWWRGELFEDDLLHKALMASSLLGFVAVEVGWIVTEVGRQPWVIQGVMKTSASVSPNLTGAEATFTLFGFVTGYILLLGLYTYVVGRIIRAGPPSKDELTQSDAAHVRESKVTSGD from the coding sequence ATGGTTGATCCCGTTCTTGCGAGCCGACTCCAGTTTGCGCTCACCACGATCGTTCACATCATCTTCCCAGTGATGAGTATGGGACTTGCACCGTTTCTCATCTATTTCACCTGGAAAGAAATTCGCACCAAACAGCCGGTGTACGAACAGCTCCGTCGGTTCTGGACCCGCATCTTTGCGGTCAGCTTCGTCGTTGGAACGGTAACCGGACTCGTCCTCGAGTTTGAATTCGGAACGAACTTCGCCGCGTTCTCGACGACCGCGGGGGAGCTGTTCGGCGGCCCGCTCGCCCTGGAGGGGATGATGGCGTTCATGCTCGAAGCCACGTTCCTCGGTATCTTCGTATTCGGACGGGACCGGGTGTCTGACCGACTGTACTTCCTGTCGAGTATCGCTGTCGGGCTCGGCACTTGGCTCTCGGCCGTCTGGATTCTCATCGCGAACTCGTGGATGCAGACGCCGCGTGGCTTCGAAATCGTTGTCGAGAACGGCCAGCGAATTGTGAAGCTTACCGACCCGCTCGCGGCCTATCTCAACCCACGATTCCCCTACATGTTCATCCATATGCAGAATGCAGCCGTCGAGTCGGTCGCGCTCTTCATGGCCGGCGTTGCTGCCTACTACGTCTTCCGCCACCACGTCTGGGGCTACCCGATCGAACACATCGAGGTCTGGGAAAAGACGCTCAAAATCGCGCTCGTCGTCCTGCTCATCACGGCCCCACTACAAGTGATTCAGGGCGATGCCTACGCTCGCCACGTCTACGAGACCCAACCGCTGAAATTCGCCGCGATGGAAGCCGTCTGGGAAACCGACTCTTACGTCCCCGAGTACATCGTCGCGTTCCCCACGGACGTCAACGACCTCCTGAATCCACGGACGAAAGATCTCTTCGGCATCGGCATCCCGGGGGGAGCATCCTGGCTGGCGAGTGGTGGAAACCCACAGGCGACAATACGCGGCCTCGAATCCTTCTCGACGAAGGCCCCACCAGTGGCGATCGTCTTCTGGGCGTTCCGGATCATGGTCGCGCTCGGTTTCTGGTTCATTCTGTTGGCTGTCTGGGGTGCCTATCGATGGTGGCGTGGGGAACTCTTCGAGGACGACTTGTTACACAAAGCGTTGATGGCGTCGTCTCTCCTGGGATTCGTCGCCGTGGAGGTCGGCTGGATCGTCACTGAGGTTGGACGACAACCGTGGGTCATTCAGGGGGTAATGAAGACGAGTGCCAGTGTCTCTCCGAATCTTACAGGCGCCGAAGCAACGTTCACACTCTTCGGATTCGTTACCGGGTACATCCTGTTACTAGGTCTCTACACATACGTCGTCGGTCGTATCATCCGAGCGGGGCCGCCATCGAAAGACGAACTCACGCAGAGTGATGCTGCGCATGTCCGAGAGTCAAAGGTGACATCCGGTGACTAA